From Plasmodium malariae genome assembly, chromosome: 4:
TGATATAACAAATCGTTTGTTTAACCTATCTCGACTGACTATTTCCCCTTTGAAGATGCTAAATTTTATACTCCTGCAAAATAGGCAGGGAAAGACAAGATTTTCCAAATGGTCAGCTGAAGAAACAagagaaaaaggaagaaatgaAACTCGAAATGTGATATAATGGAAGAACACAATTTCTTAACTGCATCGAAGGAGTAAATacacatttttcttttttttcaattccTCTCCCCTTCTTTTTGTAGGTACATTAACTGCAATGAAAccaagaaaaagaaaatagagagagacataaataaaattctaATTAACAGAAGTAGGTCGTACTCAAACATTTTTGTGTACGAGAATTTTAAAGTTGTCTATAGGTTATATGCAGGTAAGAGCGAACATAAAAAACGGACCACGTTTATGACAATAACCTGCGTGTGCATTCGtggctatatatatatatatatatatatatgtgtgtgtgtgtgtgagAAGTCTTTTTTGTAAAACTTCAATTAGTGTTTCATCCACCGTGGCAGCTTCccaaatatgtttattttatttacgcATTTATCCGCCTATCCGCTTATCCGCCTATCCGCTTATCCGCTTATCCGCatatttgcttattttattttttcgtagGCCTCTACTTCGTCGTGTGCATAGAAAATGAGAACGAGTTATACATTTTG
This genomic window contains:
- the PmUG01_04015100 gene encoding AP-2 complex subunit sigma, putative, giving the protein MLNFILLQNRQGKTRFSKWYINCNETKKKKIERDINKILINRSRSYSNIFVYENFKVVYRLYAGLYFVVCIENENELYILEFIHFMAQLLDTFFTNVCELDLLFNFHFLYYFFDNIILGGYIYEVNKNIILDKISKIKKLI